The following proteins come from a genomic window of Ignavibacteriales bacterium:
- the miaA gene encoding tRNA (adenosine(37)-N6)-dimethylallyltransferase MiaA, whose translation MERKVIVIVGPTCSGKTKVGISLAENLQTEIISADSRQIYKYLDIGTAKPNIEDLERNKHHFINYLDPEEEYNVSRYEKDALEIINRLMNQGKVPVVVGGSGLYIKALIDGIFNSVDTDEDYREDLKIKREKFGNQFLYEELKKVDPESASKMLPQNWKRIMRALEVFHLTGEPIWKFQNDNKRKAEFDFIQFGLNWERSQLYLNIEKRVDEMIANGLVDEVKNILKMGYQKEINALNTVGYKEIISYLGNEITIDRAVELIKRNTRRFAKRQMTWFRKDDRINWLQIHDQNDLENTAEFILKNF comes from the coding sequence ATGGAAAGAAAAGTAATTGTCATAGTTGGTCCAACTTGTTCCGGAAAAACAAAAGTAGGAATTTCTCTTGCTGAAAATTTGCAAACGGAAATTATTTCTGCTGATAGTCGCCAAATTTATAAATATTTAGATATTGGCACAGCAAAACCAAATATCGAAGACCTTGAAAGGAATAAGCATCACTTCATAAATTATTTAGATCCTGAAGAAGAATATAATGTAAGCAGATACGAAAAAGACGCTTTGGAAATCATAAATAGATTGATGAACCAAGGTAAAGTACCGGTGGTTGTTGGCGGATCGGGTCTCTATATCAAAGCTTTAATTGACGGTATCTTTAACTCCGTAGATACAGACGAAGACTATCGGGAAGATCTAAAAATTAAACGTGAAAAGTTTGGCAATCAGTTTTTATACGAAGAGTTAAAGAAAGTTGATCCGGAGAGCGCTTCAAAAATGCTTCCGCAAAACTGGAAACGAATTATGCGTGCACTTGAAGTTTTTCATTTGACCGGTGAACCGATATGGAAATTTCAAAATGATAACAAACGAAAAGCTGAATTTGATTTTATTCAATTCGGATTAAATTGGGAACGAAGCCAGCTATATTTAAACATTGAAAAACGTGTTGATGAAATGATTGCGAACGGCTTAGTTGATGAAGTGAAAAATATTTTAAAAATGGGTTATCAAAAAGAAATAAACGCTTTGAATACGGTCGGTTATAAAGAAATTATCTCTTATCTTGGGAACGAGATCACAATTGACCGTGCGGTTGAGCTGATAAAGAGAAATACACGCCGGTTTGCAAAAAGACAAATGACCTGGTTCAGAAAAGATGACAGGATTAATTGGCTCCAAATTCACGATCAAAATGATTTGGAGAATACCGCTGAATTTATTTTGAAAAATTTTTAA
- a CDS encoding protein-L-isoaspartate(D-aspartate) O-methyltransferase: MFEREREELVEILKSKGITNKSVLDAFIKVERHLFVPDIMKQHAYKDVALPIGMGQTISQPYTVAYMTQALDPQPQQKVLEIGTGSGYQAAILSEMGARVFTIERHHDLYNSAMKIFDKMNLRIAARCSDGTLGWQEFSPYDGIIVTAGGPSVPVNLKKQLAENGRLVIPVGDKKVQTLQIITKLSDDEYQTREVPYFAFVPLIGKEGWKEK; encoded by the coding sequence ATGTTCGAAAGAGAGAGAGAAGAACTCGTTGAAATTCTTAAAAGCAAAGGGATCACTAATAAAAGTGTACTCGATGCGTTTATTAAAGTTGAAAGACATCTATTTGTCCCGGACATAATGAAACAGCATGCATATAAAGATGTTGCGTTGCCAATCGGAATGGGTCAAACAATCTCTCAGCCTTATACAGTTGCATATATGACTCAGGCCCTCGATCCTCAGCCGCAGCAAAAAGTTTTAGAGATCGGCACGGGTTCCGGTTATCAAGCAGCAATACTATCAGAAATGGGGGCTCGTGTATTTACTATTGAACGTCATCATGATCTTTATAATTCAGCAATGAAAATATTTGATAAAATGAATCTGAGAATTGCTGCACGTTGTAGCGACGGTACTCTTGGCTGGCAGGAATTCTCTCCTTATGATGGAATTATAGTAACAGCAGGAGGTCCTTCTGTACCAGTAAATTTGAAAAAACAACTTGCCGAAAACGGCAGATTAGTTATTCCGGTGGGAGATAAAAAAGTTCAAACGCTGCAGATTATAACCAAACTATCGGATGATGAATACCAAACACGCGAGGTTCCATACTTTGCTTTTGTGCCACTCATTGGTAAAGAGGGATGGAAAGAAAAGTAA